The Nitrosomonas communis genome has a segment encoding these proteins:
- a CDS encoding MoaD family protein: protein MPITVNVPTILRPLTQNQKMIEIEGSSVLELIEHIEQQYPGFKEKLISNGKEHHFINIYVNDDDIRFGEGLSTQLKDGDTLTILPAVAGGQEKINC, encoded by the coding sequence ATGCCTATCACCGTTAATGTGCCCACAATTTTGAGACCTCTAACCCAGAACCAAAAGATGATCGAAATCGAGGGCTCAAGCGTTCTGGAGCTTATAGAACACATCGAACAACAGTATCCCGGATTTAAAGAAAAACTGATCTCTAACGGAAAAGAACATCATTTCATCAATATATACGTGAATGATGATGATATTCGCTTTGGCGAGGGTCTTTCTACCCAACTGAAAGACGGAGACACATTGACTATTCTACCTGCCGTTGCCGGTGGGCAAGAAAAGATTAATTGCTAG